One Synechocystis sp. LKSZ1 genomic window, CTGAAGTTAATGTTGGATTTTGTCCCTAACCATACTGCCCCGGACCACGCCTGGGTTCAGGAACACCCAGGATACTATGTCTTTGGTACAGAAGACCAATTGGCCCAACAGCCCCAAAATTACATCAAGCTCGACCTTCCCCAAGGGCCAACAATTTTGGCCTATGGCCGCGATCCCTACTTTGACGGTTGGCCAGACACCCTACAGCTTAATTATGGCAATTCGGCTTTACAGGCAGCTCTGGTGGCAGAACTCTTGAAGATCTCCCATTGGTGTGATGGTTTACGCTGTGACATGGCCATGCTGGTATTACCGGAAATCTTTCAACGAACCTGGGGCATTGCCACCGACCCCTTTTGGCCCCAGGCGATCACTGCCGTTCGCCAGCAACACTCCGATTTTGTTTTTATGGCCGAGGTCTATTGGGATATGGAATGGACGCTACAACAACAGGGTTTTGACTATACCTACGATAAGCGCCTCTACGACCGCCTCAAGGAACAATCGGTACAAGCCGTGCGAGAACATTTCTGGGCGGATTTGTCCTACCAACAACGATCAGCTCGCTTTCTAGAAAATCACGACGAAGCCCGAGCCGCCAGTACCTTTCCCCCGGAGATTCACCGAGCGGCCGCTATTCTGACTTTTTGTTGCCCGGGCCTCCGCTTTTTCCACCAGGGCCAGTTACAGGGCTGGACTCAAAAGATTTCCGTCCACTTGGGACGAGGGCCTGAGCAACCAACGGATCTCTGCCTGGAAGATTTCTATCAAAAACTCCTATCCGTCTTACGTCGGGAGATACTCCAAAAAGGGGCCTGGCAAATCCTTGGGGTTAATCCGGCCTGGGAAAGCAACTGGACAGCGTCAGCTTTACTGGCTTTTGCTTGGCAGGGCCAGGGGGTGGACTCTATCCTAGTAACGGTTAACTATGCACCGCACCAGAGCCAAGGCTATGTCCCCCTCCCCTGGATAGCGCTAGAGACGTCGAGTTATCACCTCCAAGACCTCATGGGGACAGCGGATTATCATCGGAGTAGCTCCGATCTACACGGGCCCGGACTCTATCTTGATTTACCAGCCTGGGGTTATCACATTTTTAGCTTGATTCCAGTTCCCTAGATGATTGTCCAGAGACTTTTCCATACGGTAGGAAAAAAAGGGCTTATGGAAAAGCCGCTAACCCTAATCAGCAAAAGCCTTACAGTGCTTGATTCTGAGGCTTTAAGGGGTAAAGCGGCCGTCTAGCAATCGGAGGGTGATATTGACTTTATGTCTTAACTTCCAAAATAGTTTAAATCTCTCAGGATTTATGTATTGTATTTAACCAAATGGCCCTAGGAAACCGGGCGCTGGGCGTAGGCATGAAAGGGTTCTTTGATAAAACGAATGTAAAGATGTTTAAAGGTGGAGCGCAACACTCGAGGCAGACCAAAATCGATGGGGAGTAAGGCCTCGGGAAGTTTCCAGTCCTGCACTTGCAAACTGCTGGGATGGGCTAGGGGGAAGGTTAAGTCCTTCCAGGCTGGCGTGAGACCGAGACGCTCCTGGGCCACCAAAGTTGGGATAAGGGCTGGGTCAACCTGAAGAATATCGGCCAGAACGGCATCAAGGGCAAAAACATTCGTCGCGGCGGCCAGCAGGCCGAGGGGCCGGGGAGAGCCATTCATCGGGCCATTGCCTTCGTGGGCAATAATGCCATCCACAATGGTGAGGTCGGGTTGGATAGCGCGGGCGGTTTCCACTAGCATTTCACCAAAGCGGGTTGCATCTTTACCGGCTTCCATATGCCACCAGGCTTTCATTTTGCCCGGCACACAGCCAAAGAGATTTTTCACCCCGAGGGTCATGGTGAGTTGGACATGGGATTTGATCTTCGGCAAATTAATCACCACATCGGCCTCCATGGCTTCCTTAGAAAGACGCAGATGATGAAAGGCCTGGCTTTCCGTTCCATAGCGATGGCCATGGAATTCCACCACAGGCAAATTTAGTTCCTGGATCAACGGCAGATAACCATTGGATTCCACCACGCCCCGTGCCGTACCAAAGGCCGGACTGTCGCCCAGAAAGGGTCGGCCCCCAGCGGCCTGTACCAGCTTGGCTACACAATAAACCAGTTCCGGTCGGGTAATACATTCCTGGCCCGGTCGGCCGGCCGTCAGCAAATTGGGTTTTAGCAGGACGCGGGAGCCGGGTTTAACCCAGGTGGTGATGCCACCCCAGGGAGCCAACAGTCGTTCCAGTGCCAAACTTAAGCTCTCCAAGTCGTAGGAAGCAGTGGATAATAGAGAAATAGGAATCATTGCGGTTTTTAGGATGGAAGTCCCCCTGATTTTAAGTCTTTGTAATCAGGGCTGACCATAGCCAACGGGGGCCGTAGGGATTACTGCAGAATAAAAGATCCACCAGAAATTTAAAGGCCTGGGGACGCGCGGGAGACGGTAGGCCAAGGCGTTGGCATTGATCTTGATAGCGAACCTCGAACTTCTCTAGGTAAGTTCCCAGTAAAGCCGTTTTACTCGGGTCTTTGCCTTGCTCTTGCATTTGCTCCAAAAGGGTGACGGCCCGCCGTAAAATCTCCTGGTGTTGCTGGGCCAGCTTGGCCACGATGAGAACTAAGGAACGGGCTTCTTCAAAACTAAAGGCGGATGTTGCTCCTGGCTCGGCCGGGCCAAGGTAACGACTGAGGGGCGGTAGGCCGTCTAGGGCAAGAGCTTGACTGGCCTGATTCCAACTGCTTTCTTCCAATTCCGTTAAGGCCCAGAGAGAAAGTAAAAGGCCTTGAAGATAGCCTTGAATCAGCGGTAATTGATGGGCATCGGCCGTAATCACCAGAGGAAGTTCAAGCCCATTGTTGCTGTTAACCATACTTGCTTTCACCGACAGGCTTTACTCCCACGAAACTACACTCCACGCCTAAAATATTCTAGTCTGGCTTATTCACAATCGGGAGTTCCCTATCCATGAGTCTCGGCTCAGCGGCTGACGCGGCTATTCAACAAAACCTAGAACAGTTTGTTATTGTCCTCTCTGTCTCTCTTTCTGTCGCTACCCTATCCCGTATTGTTCCGTGGCTCCGTCAAATTCCTTATACTCTCCTGCTCGTTATTGTGGGCCTGGGCCTCTCCTTTGTCGATGTCCGCCTGGTGAATCTTTCGCCCCAACTGATTCTGGAAATCTTTTTACCGCCCCTACTGTTTGAGGCCGCTTGGAATGTCCGTTGGCCCGACCTCAAGGCTAACTGGTTCCCCGTCACGCTCTTCACTATTTTTGGGGTAATTATTTCGATTGTGGCCATTGGCTTTAGCCTGAGTCAATTTACCAGCCTCACCCTGCCGACGGCCCTATTGGTGGCGGCGAGCCTATCGACCACCGATCCTGTCTCCGTAGTAGGGCTGTTTCGGCAGTTGGGGGCCAGCAAAAAACTGAGCATTCTAATGGAGGGGGAAAGCCTGTTTAATGACGGGGTGGCCGTCGTGGCCTTTGTCCTGTTGGTGAGCTTGCCCTTCGGCTCCGAGTTAATTTCGGTGCCCATTGTTCTGCCGCTTTTTTTAAGCTTTGTTGGCATTGGCCTAGGCATTGGTTGTCTGATTGGCTTTGGAATTTCCTACCTCACCCAACGCTTTGACCTGCCTCTCGTAGAGCAATCCCTGACCTTGGTCGCGGCCTATGCCACCTATCTGATTACAGAAGAATTGGGGGGCTCGGGGGTTATCGGTGTAGTGACGGTAGGCATCATTCTGGGCAACTATGGCTCCCTTAATGGCATGAATCCCCGGACTCGCCAGCTAGTATCGGAATTTTGGGAGTTTCTCGCCTTTTTTGTCAATTCTATTGTATTTTTGCTGATTGGTGACCAAGTCCGGTTGGTTAATCTGGTAGACAGTTTTGGGGTGACCTGTGTTTGCATCTTGGCCGTCGTCGGATCCCGCTTTTTAACCATTTTTGGTTTTAGCGCCCTTAGTAATTGGCTGGTGCAATCCAACATTGGCTACAAAGAGCAGACGGTGCTCTGGTGGGGCGGCCTCCGGGGCTCGGTCTCCGTGGCCCTGGCCCTGAGTGTGCCAGGGGCCCTCAGCCAACGCCAAGAGATTATTAATGTGGTCTTTGGGGTGGTGTTATTTACCCTATTGGTGCAGGGCCTGACCATGCAGGGCCTGTTAGAGCGCTTTAATCTCATTGGCGACCAACAACTCAGTCGTAGTTATTCTGAACTCTTGGCCCGTCAGGTGGCCCTGAAGCGAATTCTCAATTACCTCGACCAGTTGACCCTCTCCAGCGAAGATAACGTTGAGTTGTACCAATCCCAACGGGATGCCATCGAAGCTCGACTCCAACAGGTCGAACAGGAGGTACAGGCCCTCAAGGCTGCAAATCCCCAATTGGAAACCATCATGCGAGAGCAACTCCAAGAAACCCTGCTGAATCTAGAAGCCGACACCTACGCCGAACTGATCCGGGCCGGTCGTCTCAATCAAGACCTACCGCCCCTCTTGAGTGATTTATTAGCCGAAACCCAAACGGCCTAGCTAGTAGTTGAGTTTACAAATCCTCCAATCTACGAACCATTCACAGCTGACCAAATTAGGAAAAGCTTACCGGTAATTGGCCAAGACTTTGCCCTTGTAGAATGCCTTGAGTGTCCGGTAACCTGAGCCGTGAAGCAAAATAGCCAAGGATGGGTTTGGTACAATCAACACTACTATCCGCTCTACCCGAGAACGTTCCGATGCTATCTACCCTTCCCCAAGGAACTGACCTTGACACCACGCAAATTCGCCTCGCCATCCGGGGCCTCCATCCCCAGCTAATTCACTGGCGACGACAACTGCATCAGTTTCCTGAATTGGGTTTTCAGGAAAGGTTAACGGCGGACTTGATTCATCGCACTCTGCAAGACCTCGGCATTGAGCATCAAACAGAGGTTGCTAAAACCGGCATTGTGGCTTTGATTGATAGCGGCAGGCCTGGCCCTGTGCTGGCGATTCGGGCCGATATGGATGCCCTGCCCGTAACGGAGGAAAGCGAGGTTTCCTACCGCTCCCAGCATTTGGGCATTATGCATGCCTGTGGTCACGATGGTCATACGGCCATTGCCCTGGGAACAGCCCAGTACCTGGCCCAGCATCGTGATAGTTTTCGGGGGCAGGTCAAAATTATCTTTCAACCCGCAGAGGAAGGGCCGGGGGGAGCCAAGCCAATGATTGAGCAAGGGGCCTTGGACAACCCCAGAGTGGATGGGATTGTGGGCCTGCATCTTTGGAATAATCTACCCTTGGGAACTGTGGGGGTCTGCGCTGGGCCCTTGATGGCAGCAGTGGAAACCTTTAGTTGCACGATTTTGGGCCGGGGCGGCCACGGGGCCATGCCCCATCAAACCGTGGATTCCATTGTGGTGGCGGCCCAGGTAGTAACGGCCCTGCAAACCATTGTGGCCCGCAATATTAACCCCCTAGAGGCGGCGGTGGTGACGGTGGGAGAACTCCAAGCCGGGAGTGCTCTCAATGTGATTGCTGATACGGCCCGGATGCGGGGAACCGTCCGCTACTTTGACCCCAAATTCCAGCACTATTTTGCTCCCCGTCTGGAAACGATGATCAAGGGCATTTGTGAGGCCCAGGGGGCCAGTTACGAATTCCACTACCACCATTTATACCCTCCCGTGATTAACGATCCGGGGATGGCTGACCTCATCCGCTCCGTGGCCTTGGCAGTACTCGAAACCCCCGCCGGCTTAGTGCCGGATTGTCGCACCATGGGGGGAGAAGACATGGCCTTCTTTTTGCAAGAGGTACCAGGCTGTTACTTCTTTCTGGGTTCAGCCAACCCGCGCCAGGGTCTTGATTATCCTCACCACCATCCCCGCTTTAATTTTGATGAAGCGGCCCTGCCCATCGGAGTCGAAATGTTTGTACGGTGTGTCGAGCAGTTTAGTGCAGGCTGGCCAGCCTAGGAGTTTGAGGGACAATCACTATGGCTAAAATACGCATTCAAAAAACCTGGACTACCGGCCGCTACCTCGCCTTGGTCTGGGGCGTCACCCTGACGCTGTACCTACTACGGGGCCTGGGCTTGGTCACCTTTTTACCCGGGGGAATCATCGCAGGCCTGTGGGGTCTGAGTCTGGTCGGGAGCGGCTTGTACTTACTTAGATTAAGCCGTCGTTGGTAGTTTGCTAGAAATCTTGAAAGTCTGGCCCAGGGAAAGCCTATACTTGAGGATGAGCATTTTCGACCAAAACACGATTAGTTTGTATCATTTGCTCGTCGCTAACTGGCATTATGATTAATTGCCCATTCATCCCCTAGCCTACTATGACCGGAAAAGTTTTAGAGAGTAATCCGAAGGGTCTGTTAGTTCTGATTCTCCCCGTCGCCACAGTCATGGTTCTCCTCTACAAAGCTTGGCGAATTATTTTAGTGCTAGTGGCCCTCCTTCTGGCCTGGGCCGCCTGGGATACCTACCAATGGCGACAAAAATGTGCTCAGATCGACCCTGTCTTTAACCAACTGATTCGGGACAACCAGGGCATTGTCACCAAAAATGATCTCCTCAATTTGGATATTGCCAAGGGCCGGGCTGCCCAGCGCTATCTCGACGATAAAGTGAAGGAATACGGGGCCTACCGACGAGAGGTTAAGGGCATTTCTGTTTACTACTTCATTACCTCTTCCACCCTGGGAACTATTTTTGATGACAGCGAACCGGAGGAAACCGAGGTTGCCGCTCCCCCAGAAACCCCCGTTGCGCCCCAACTCCCCATTGCCAGTGCGCCGGCCGTAACCTTGTCCGTACCAGAAACCCCGGCTCTTTCTTTAGAAGCAGAAGTCAATAATCCCCCGGCTACTCCCTTTGCCAGTCTGGTGGATATCAAAGAAGAACGGAAACAAGCCACGGCCCTTACGCCAGAACCAGAAACCCTTGCCCCGTCGTCCCCAGGCCCAGAAGGTTTAACGCTGATTCAATCGGAGTTAGCAAAGCGTCTCGACACTACCTCCAGTACTATCGCTCGTCGCAAGGATGCCCCCGACTTTACGGAATGGAGCCAAACGAAAGATCCGGATGGTCTGGCCTGGATCTATGACCCCGAGACAAAACTATTCACGACGACCTAAGACCGATTCCCTTGCCGAGCTAGCACGATAGGGATTAATGCTCTCCTTTTCAGGACAAGGCTCCTCTGGGGAGAATGACCGACCTTTTCCTAAAAATGTACTATTCTCCATGATCTCTCGTCAGGTCAAAACCCAGTCAATGTTATGAAACCTCTCTTTACGATTGGTCACTCTAACCATAGCCCTGAAAAATTTATTGAGCTTCTAGAGCGACATGGAATTACGGCCCTGGCGGATGTTCGTTCTTCCCCGTATAGTCGCTACTTGCCCCACTTTAACCGGAAATCTCTAGAAACTCTCCTGCCGCAAGCCGACATTCGCTATGTTTTTCTCGGGGATCAGTTAGGTGCTCGTCCCAACAATCCTAATTGTTATGTTGACGGCAAGGCCCTATACGAGAGAATTGCCCAAACGACGGCTTTTCAACAGGGACTACAGCGGCTGTTAAAAGGCTCCCAAAATTATCGTATTGCGCTGATGTGCGCCGAAAAAGATCCCTTGACTTGTCATCGGGCAATCTTAGTCTGTCAACAGCTTCTACCCTTTAATCTAGAAATTGGCCATATTCATAGTAATGGTGAGCTGGAATACCATGAAAATCTAGAAGAAAGAATGCTTAAATTGCATGGTCTGCAAGATCTAGACACTACGATGCAACTTTCTCTCTTCTCCGGTGATACTCCTCCTCTATCAGAGCGGGCGGAACGGCTCCACCAAGCCTATCACCTCCAAGGTGAGCGCATAGCCTATGTTGAAAAATAATACCATCAAGCTTTTTACCATTGGTTTTACCCGAAAGTCAGCAGAGGTTTTTTTTGAGAAACTCCGAGCCGCAGGCGTTGCACGACTTATTGATACCCGACTAAACAATACATCTCAACTATCAGGGTTCGCTAAACAAGCTGACCTCCAATATTTTCTGCGTCAAATCACTCAGGTTGACTATGAACATCAACTATCTTTAGCGCCTAATAAGGATATTTTAGATGCCTACAAACAAAAGAAAATAAGTTGGCAAGATTATGAAAAAAGCTATTTAGAACTACTCAAAAAGCGATCAGTAGAATCAATCTTCGACTCAGATAAGTTGGCAAATGCCTGCCTATTATGCAGTGAAGATAAACCCCATTATTGTCACCGACGCTTGGCGGCAGAGTATTTACGGCAAAAATTTGAAAGCATTGAGATTTTGCATTTGTAGATTTGGACTTTTTTATGACAGCAGTCCCCAGTCTATATAAAATATGTGATCATATTTGATCCTGCCTTGCTTATTATCAATCTCCAAGGACGATAGCGATATTGTAGAAAATTGAAATTCCCTTTGTAACAGAATATGGCAGAAATTATTTGTCTTGCTAATTCATACAAAAATCAGGGTCGCTGTATTGCCGGAATCTCGCTAAGAACGGGACAATGGATTAGACCCATCTCTGACCTCGATGATGGTCGCATCCCTCTGAATCATAGTCACATTCCAGTATCAAGTATTAACTTACTTGATGTGATTGAAGTTCCTCTCGATCAAGAGTGCCAGCACGGACATGAGTGTGAAAACTATCGTTACCATCATCATCCATGGTGTATTGTGCGTCAGGCAAGCATTACCGAAGTACTACGTTATCGTGAAAATAGATTACTGCATTCTAGCTTTAAGAAAGCAATTCCCTTTAGTTATTTTCAAGAGAATGCCCCTATTAAATCATTGCAACTCATTAAAGTCAAAGAATTTGAATGCCGACAGAATAGTTACTACAAATGGCGAGGGCTTATTCATGATCAAAGATACGGGCTGGAAAACATTGAGTTCAGCATTACCGATCCTTTTATTTTGGAAAAATTAAACAATGATGAAACAGTAAGTAGTCATTGTTTGTTGACCTTGAGCTTTGGTCAACCTTGGAGGGCCAGTGAAGATGAAGATTGGAAATGTTATCGCTTAATCGCAGGGATCATTGAACTGCCTCCTAAACTAGATAGCATTTTAGTAGAAATGGAGCGACTGGGCTGGCAAGAAAACGATGGAAGAAGATATTTACAGCAAAAATTTGATAAACAATCTCGTTATCAATTGACTGAAGAGGAATGTCAAGAATTTCTTGACCATTTAGAGAAGTTATCGCAATAATTTAAGACTGACTGTATTTTAAAAGAAAGCCAAAAGAAAGAGGCTATAATTATTGACCGTGGCATTAGTATCGCAGTAAAATTATCTTCGAGCAAAACCAACATTTTCACGAAGTGATATCAGCAATGTGGCGCAATAAAGAGAAGACTCCCTATCGAAGGGCTTCTCGCGATCAAGCTTGTATTCTGTGGACGGTTTGCCCTACATTGAAAAGCCGCTATCTCTGTCGCCCACATTTTTACCATGTCTAACACTGCGCCTGCTTGGTTACTACGGGGAACCCAGGAAATTTTTCCCCATCAGCCGGATTCCAGCCATCCCCAGGAAAATCTCACGGCCCTGTTAGAGCAGAGTGGGCGCCCCCTGCGGATCAAACTCGGCATTGACCCCACTGGCACGGATATTCACCTGGGCCATAGTATTCCTTTTCGCAAGCTCCGGGCCTTTCAGGATGCGGGCCATACGGCGGTGGTAATCATTGGCGATTTTACGGCCCAGATCGGTGACCCTACGGGCAAGTCGGAAGTCCGCAAACAGTTGACGGCGGAACAGGTACGGGCCAATGCGGAAAATTATCTAGAGCAATTGCGGCCGATCCTGGATTTTGAAACACCGGGACGTTTAGAAATTCGCTACAATTCCGAATGGCTCGATAGCCTGAACCTCGCTAAAATCCAGGAACTGCTGGCCACGATGACCGTGAGCCAAATGTTGGCAAAGGAAGGCTTTGCTGAACGCTTTGCCAAGGAAACCCCGATTTTTCTGCACGAGTTTCTCTATCCTCTGATGCAGGGCTACGATTCTGTGATGGTGCAAGCGGATGTAGAACTGGGGGGCACTGACCAGAAGTTTAATATTGCTGTGGGCCGGGATCTCCAAAGACATTTTGGCCAAAAACCCCAGTTTGGCCTGCTCCTGCCCATCTTGATTGGCACCGATGGCCATCAAAAAATGTCGAAATCCCTCAACAATTACGTCGGCCTGCGGGAAGATGCCCTGTCGATGTACTCCAAGCTGGAAAAAACGCCGGACGCCCTCCTGGCCAGTTACGCAGAACTCTTAACGGCCCTGGAGCAATTACCGGAAAATCCCCGCGAGGGCCAGAAGTTAATTGCCCTAGAGATTGTGACCCAATTCCACGGAGCCGCCGCCGCCCAGGCCGCCCAGGCCACAGCTCAGGCCATTGTGACGGAAGGCAATACGGCGAATGCCGACAATGTGGCGGAATTTTCCCTAGAGCAGGTGCAATTTCCAGCAAAGCTCTTTTTTCTGCTTAGTGCCAGTGGCCTCTGTAGTAGTAGTGGCGAGGGCCGCCGCCAGATCCAAGGTGGAGCGGTACGTCTAGAGGGAGAACGCCTGGAGGATGTTAACCATTGCTTTGAAACCCCAGACAGCTTGGTGGGGAAAGTTCTCCAGGTTGGTAAGAAGAAGTTTATTCGCTTCGTTCCTTAGGAATATCTAGGCAGGCCTCTGGTCGGACTGCTAGCGATGCCAGGCCTGCCAAAAAGTATAGATGGCCAAGCCAAGTAGGAACAGATTAAACGTCCAGTTGACGACACGCACGGGGAGTTTGGGTAAGAAGCGGGTACTGATTTGAGCGCCCAGCAGGCCCCCAGTTCCTAGAATTCCCCCCACCAGGGGCAATAAATTTCCCTTGCCGGCATGGCCCAAGGACGCGGCCAGGGCCGTTAGCACGATTACTCCCAGACTGGTTTGAATGGCCCGCTTAATCGGTTCCCCCAACAACAACATTTGCAGAGGCACCATCACCACGCCTCCCCCAATACCAAACAATCCGGCCAATAGGCCGGCCAGGCCCCCGGTTAATAATCGAGCCAACCAAGGAGACGTCGCAGGCGGGCCCTCCCTGGGGACGATTTTCTGGCGGATATTGACCAGGACAATATTAGCTAACAGCATCACCGCAAAGGCATTAAGCAGGGCCTCGGCCGAAAAGCTTGTGGCCAACTCTACTCCCAGCTGAGCCGTTATCAGGGAGGGA contains:
- a CDS encoding cation:proton antiporter — its product is MSLGSAADAAIQQNLEQFVIVLSVSLSVATLSRIVPWLRQIPYTLLLVIVGLGLSFVDVRLVNLSPQLILEIFLPPLLFEAAWNVRWPDLKANWFPVTLFTIFGVIISIVAIGFSLSQFTSLTLPTALLVAASLSTTDPVSVVGLFRQLGASKKLSILMEGESLFNDGVAVVAFVLLVSLPFGSELISVPIVLPLFLSFVGIGLGIGCLIGFGISYLTQRFDLPLVEQSLTLVAAYATYLITEELGGSGVIGVVTVGIILGNYGSLNGMNPRTRQLVSEFWEFLAFFVNSIVFLLIGDQVRLVNLVDSFGVTCVCILAVVGSRFLTIFGFSALSNWLVQSNIGYKEQTVLWWGGLRGSVSVALALSVPGALSQRQEIINVVFGVVLFTLLVQGLTMQGLLERFNLIGDQQLSRSYSELLARQVALKRILNYLDQLTLSSEDNVELYQSQRDAIEARLQQVEQEVQALKAANPQLETIMREQLQETLLNLEADTYAELIRAGRLNQDLPPLLSDLLAETQTA
- a CDS encoding DUF488 domain-containing protein, with product MKPLFTIGHSNHSPEKFIELLERHGITALADVRSSPYSRYLPHFNRKSLETLLPQADIRYVFLGDQLGARPNNPNCYVDGKALYERIAQTTAFQQGLQRLLKGSQNYRIALMCAEKDPLTCHRAILVCQQLLPFNLEIGHIHSNGELEYHENLEERMLKLHGLQDLDTTMQLSLFSGDTPPLSERAERLHQAYHLQGERIAYVEK
- the tyrS gene encoding tyrosine--tRNA ligase gives rise to the protein MSNTAPAWLLRGTQEIFPHQPDSSHPQENLTALLEQSGRPLRIKLGIDPTGTDIHLGHSIPFRKLRAFQDAGHTAVVIIGDFTAQIGDPTGKSEVRKQLTAEQVRANAENYLEQLRPILDFETPGRLEIRYNSEWLDSLNLAKIQELLATMTVSQMLAKEGFAERFAKETPIFLHEFLYPLMQGYDSVMVQADVELGGTDQKFNIAVGRDLQRHFGQKPQFGLLLPILIGTDGHQKMSKSLNNYVGLREDALSMYSKLEKTPDALLASYAELLTALEQLPENPREGQKLIALEIVTQFHGAAAAQAAQATAQAIVTEGNTANADNVAEFSLEQVQFPAKLFFLLSASGLCSSSGEGRRQIQGGAVRLEGERLEDVNHCFETPDSLVGKVLQVGKKKFIRFVP
- a CDS encoding alpha-amylase family glycosyl hydrolase codes for the protein MNSYPSLYQINTRVWLNRLSRQIGRPATLNDIPDAALDEFADLGFHWIYCLSVWQTGLMARQVSRSNPQWLAEYRELLPDLQAEDICGSGFAITSYTLNTSLGETDSLVRLRDRLHQRGLKLMLDFVPNHTAPDHAWVQEHPGYYVFGTEDQLAQQPQNYIKLDLPQGPTILAYGRDPYFDGWPDTLQLNYGNSALQAALVAELLKISHWCDGLRCDMAMLVLPEIFQRTWGIATDPFWPQAITAVRQQHSDFVFMAEVYWDMEWTLQQQGFDYTYDKRLYDRLKEQSVQAVREHFWADLSYQQRSARFLENHDEARAASTFPPEIHRAAAILTFCCPGLRFFHQGQLQGWTQKISVHLGRGPEQPTDLCLEDFYQKLLSVLRREILQKGAWQILGVNPAWESNWTASALLAFAWQGQGVDSILVTVNYAPHQSQGYVPLPWIALETSSYHLQDLMGTADYHRSSSDLHGPGLYLDLPAWGYHIFSLIPVP
- a CDS encoding DUF488 domain-containing protein, which encodes MLKNNTIKLFTIGFTRKSAEVFFEKLRAAGVARLIDTRLNNTSQLSGFAKQADLQYFLRQITQVDYEHQLSLAPNKDILDAYKQKKISWQDYEKSYLELLKKRSVESIFDSDKLANACLLCSEDKPHYCHRRLAAEYLRQKFESIEILHL
- a CDS encoding DUF362 domain-containing protein; translated protein: MIPISLLSTASYDLESLSLALERLLAPWGGITTWVKPGSRVLLKPNLLTAGRPGQECITRPELVYCVAKLVQAAGGRPFLGDSPAFGTARGVVESNGYLPLIQELNLPVVEFHGHRYGTESQAFHHLRLSKEAMEADVVINLPKIKSHVQLTMTLGVKNLFGCVPGKMKAWWHMEAGKDATRFGEMLVETARAIQPDLTIVDGIIAHEGNGPMNGSPRPLGLLAAATNVFALDAVLADILQVDPALIPTLVAQERLGLTPAWKDLTFPLAHPSSLQVQDWKLPEALLPIDFGLPRVLRSTFKHLYIRFIKEPFHAYAQRPVS
- a CDS encoding M20 family metallopeptidase; this encodes MLSTLPQGTDLDTTQIRLAIRGLHPQLIHWRRQLHQFPELGFQERLTADLIHRTLQDLGIEHQTEVAKTGIVALIDSGRPGPVLAIRADMDALPVTEESEVSYRSQHLGIMHACGHDGHTAIALGTAQYLAQHRDSFRGQVKIIFQPAEEGPGGAKPMIEQGALDNPRVDGIVGLHLWNNLPLGTVGVCAGPLMAAVETFSCTILGRGGHGAMPHQTVDSIVVAAQVVTALQTIVARNINPLEAAVVTVGELQAGSALNVIADTARMRGTVRYFDPKFQHYFAPRLETMIKGICEAQGASYEFHYHHLYPPVINDPGMADLIRSVALAVLETPAGLVPDCRTMGGEDMAFFLQEVPGCYFFLGSANPRQGLDYPHHHPRFNFDEAALPIGVEMFVRCVEQFSAGWPA
- a CDS encoding sulfite exporter TauE/SafE family protein, yielding MTLAQIGLLLLTGLGSGLFAGILGIGGGTILVPAMVSLQYTPVQAVATSSLAIVITSLSGSIQNWRMGYLDWRQVLSLGFPSLITAQLGVELATSFSAEALLNAFAVMLLANIVLVNIRQKIVPREGPPATSPWLARLLTGGLAGLLAGLFGIGGGVVMVPLQMLLLGEPIKRAIQTSLGVIVLTALAASLGHAGKGNLLPLVGGILGTGGLLGAQISTRFLPKLPVRVVNWTFNLFLLGLAIYTFWQAWHR
- a CDS encoding DUF3038 domain-containing protein, translating into MVNSNNGLELPLVITADAHQLPLIQGYLQGLLLSLWALTELEESSWNQASQALALDGLPPLSRYLGPAEPGATSAFSFEEARSLVLIVAKLAQQHQEILRRAVTLLEQMQEQGKDPSKTALLGTYLEKFEVRYQDQCQRLGLPSPARPQAFKFLVDLLFCSNPYGPRWLWSALITKT